CTCGTAGAGAGCACGGAGGTCCAGGAAAGGGTTGATTATCTTCTTACCCCTGAAACTCACCGTGCCGCTTTCGATATTGAAAATCCTGCCCATGAACTGATAATCGCCCCTGATGACATCTATATTTCCCGAGACGAGGTAGGGATCCCCGTATCTCTTGTCAATACCGAGTTTCCCCTCTACCTCAATATTTGCTCCGCTTCCCTTGACCCAGGAGTTTTTGGGAATATCCACATTCAGATCAAGAGCGATAAACTCCTCGACGTAATCGTCCTTCTTTTCACCCCTGAAAATGAATTCCTCCCGCTCGTCATCGTTTTCATCGACGAACTTGATATTTTCAATTTCCTTCAAGGGTTTTTGAGGCACCACGGCTTTTAGATTTTTGACATCAATATCACCCTTTATGAAAGCGTTCAGAAACTTTCCCTCGACCTCCAGATTTCCGTCAAGGTTGGCTGTGACATCGGCGAGAGACGTTTTCATAAGCATACCGGACATTTTGCCCTTTCCTGTGTAGGAAAGATCCCGGAAATCCAGAGTGCCTTCAAAAACCCCCTCCCCCTCCCCTGTTCTGATAGTCACGGGACGGAGGTAACCCGACTTGCCGCGCATATCCATTACGGCGCTGTCTATCGTTATCTTGTTTCTCATTGCCAAGATTTTTAACGAGATGTCCTTAAGCTCGAGGCTTCCCGATACGTTCGGATTTCCCCCGGACCCCTCTGCGACCACATCAACCAGTAATTTCCCGTCCAGCTCCTGAATCTCTTCGTTTAAAGCGGTAATAGGACTTACATCGACACCATTTGACTTTATCACGGCCCTGTAGGACGCCTGCCTCAGGCTCCTTTCCATGTCCTCCATATTCAGATTAAATCTCGCTTCAACTACAGCTGACAGAATTTCTTCAGAGTTATCGGTAATTCCGAGATTTAATTGGAGTGCGCTTGCTGAAAAAAGAAGCGACATCTGAAGCTCATCGCTCTTAAAATTCATATATTCCAGTTTTTTTGCCGTGATATTGGCCTTGATATCGGGATTCTTCAATGATGTTCCCAGGCTTATCTCCCCCGAGACCTCTCCTTTAACGGGAATCTCGACGTCCAGCAGCTGCGAGAGATCAAGCAGGCTTAACCGCTCAAGCTTTATTGTTCCTTCCATGCTTTGATCCAGACCCAGACTGACGTCTCCGATCACGAAATTGTCCTTGTGATAGAGGTTAAAGGAATTGAAATTTATCTTATCGCCGAGAAGGGTTATATAAATAGGCCTGCGGTTCTCCAGAACGGCGTCCTTGAAATTAATAAGAACCTTGCTCACCTCGAGCTTCGTTTTATCCTGGCCGAATTCCATAAGCTTAAAATTCATTGAATAATTTCTTTTCGGAGTTTCCCGGATACCGAGCTCCCCGTGTATTTCTTTGCCCAGGCTGCGGGCTTTGAAATCAATAAGCTGAATCTCCCGCTCCTGAATCTCAACACCCTTGAGCTCTCCACCGGCGTTTAACCCGAGGTCATTCAGATTAAAGTAGCTTTCTCCCTCGAGTTGAATCTTTTTTATCTTGATTCCCTGTTTTTCATGCACAAAATCGGACCCGGCGGCGGAGACGAAAAGCCTGGGATTCTTGATACTTCCCCTTATATCGCCTTTGAGATCAAGGGAGCCGGACAGGTCGATTCCGTCCGAAAACCGCGAAAGAACGCCAAGATCGCTGAAACTAATATCGTATTTAATCCCCCCGCCCCCTGAATCGGCAATATCCCCGGAAGCCACGATCTTTAGAGGTTCCGTATCGATTGAAAGAGATTTTATCCCCAAGCTCGTCTTATCATAATAGGCGTCGATGACGGCCCGGTTCAGATTGATGCCCATGATTTGAGAAGGCCTTACCTGACCCTCGACAGAAACCCGGAGGACATCGGGAGTTTCACCGCTGGTGTCCAGAGAGCCTTTCAGGCGAAGATCCGAATTAAAATCGCTCGCGTATCTTTCATCATTCAGAATCTTCCCGAAATTAGTATTCGCAAATGAAGCGGCAATTTCATATTCCACTCCGGAATCCGTAATATGGAGAGGGCCCGTTAAATTGATCCTGCCTATATCGCTTTCATCTATAATCATCTCCTTTATGTCGATATCGGCATTTACAAGAGAGGATTTCCTCCATTTGCCTTTAATATTTAATTCGGACTTAATAAGGGCGGCTATATTATTATTGATCCCGTTTTCCTTAATCTCGCTTTTTTCTTCCAGCATCTCTAGGGTATCGGACAACCTGAGAGACTTAACCAGCACCTGAAGATCGAATTCATTATCGCTGCGCGGTCTGGCCATCTCTCTGAGAGAAAGGGCGCCTTCAAACCCGGCGCTGCCGAAATCGGCTGTGAGCGTGCCCTTTTTGAGCTCAACATCGGTATTTGTAACTATTACGGTCTCTACCCCGCCGTTTATCTCCCTGTCAAGAAACACGGAATCTACGAAAACCAAGCTGCCTCTGGCATGCAGGTCCTTCCATAGATTTGAATTGCCTTCCGCCTCGATTTTTACATTGAGACTTCCCATTTCAGGGATATCTATCCCCCTTATTACTCCCTCGAGTTCAAAACTGGGATTCATAAAATTTCTGATGATCCCCTTTGCCGAGTAGTCCGCTTCATTAAATTTAAAAACCACTTTCTCTACGTCGAGTTTATCAATTATCTCCTTGTTCGAATATACGGCTCTCCCGGATATATCGTTGAAGTGCATCTTTTCGTAATCGCTGCTCTCGAAAGCGGCGGTAAGGTCGGCGTGGTTCAGCTCCAGCACCGCCCTGTCAGTCATTTTAAACATGCTGAGAGATAAATCGGCATCCCTTAACACGAATTCGGACTTTTCCCCGTTCATCCGGTCATCTATCCACATTTTCGCGTTCCGGATATCGCCTTTCTGCATAAGCACATTCCAGTCGGGATTCTCCCTCCTTTCCCCCTGAACAATCAACTCATTGAGTTTTTCAAAATTCCAGGAATCATCCGGGTAGTGCACAAGATAAATCTTGAGGCCTTTAACGGATACCCTGCCGAGCGGCACCACCTTGCTGAAAAGCATCGAGCCGTCGAGTATGAGCGGAAGCGAGTAATCGATGTAAATCTCCTCAAAATCGAGAAACCGCTCGTTCTCAATATCAAATCTAACGTTTTTGAGTGTAATTCCCTTCAGGAAGTTGCCCTCGATGCTTCCTATACTGAAATTCTGGTTGGTAAGCGCGGTTACTATAGAATTCGTTGTAATTTTAACGAAATTTCTGAAATAACGGGTCTGTACAACGACCACTAGAACCGCTGCGAGCAAAGCCAGAATGAAAAGGAATATAGCTATCGGTTTGAGGACTTTGGAGCGCATAACCTGTATTTTGAATTATAACATAAGCCGCAGCCGGAGATACGGGGAAAAACGCATATTTAAGCAGACGCGAACTGAAAGCTAAAAACACTGAAAGATAAAAAGCTCCGGCTTCACCGGCGAATCCGTATTTTTAACCGTATAGATATTATAACCTTTTCCGATCACTTCATATTTTCCACGCGGCTTGCTAATGTAAAATTGCTCAGATAATCTTTTCCGAATACTCGCTACATTGATTTTTCTATGCCTAAACTCACAATAGACGGAATAGAGATTGAAGTAGAAAACGGTCTTAACCTTATCGAGGCCGCTTCCCGTGCGGGAATAGACGTCCCTCATTTCTGCTACCATCCGGCCCTGAGCGTCGTAGCGCAGTGCAGACAGTGCCTGGT
The DNA window shown above is from Deltaproteobacteria bacterium and carries:
- a CDS encoding translocation/assembly module TamB domain-containing protein, with translation MRSKVLKPIAIFLFILALLAAVLVVVVQTRYFRNFVKITTNSIVTALTNQNFSIGSIEGNFLKGITLKNVRFDIENERFLDFEEIYIDYSLPLILDGSMLFSKVVPLGRVSVKGLKIYLVHYPDDSWNFEKLNELIVQGERRENPDWNVLMQKGDIRNAKMWIDDRMNGEKSEFVLRDADLSLSMFKMTDRAVLELNHADLTAAFESSDYEKMHFNDISGRAVYSNKEIIDKLDVEKVVFKFNEADYSAKGIIRNFMNPSFELEGVIRGIDIPEMGSLNVKIEAEGNSNLWKDLHARGSLVFVDSVFLDREINGGVETVIVTNTDVELKKGTLTADFGSAGFEGALSLREMARPRSDNEFDLQVLVKSLRLSDTLEMLEEKSEIKENGINNNIAALIKSELNIKGKWRKSSLVNADIDIKEMIIDESDIGRINLTGPLHITDSGVEYEIAASFANTNFGKILNDERYASDFNSDLRLKGSLDTSGETPDVLRVSVEGQVRPSQIMGINLNRAVIDAYYDKTSLGIKSLSIDTEPLKIVASGDIADSGGGGIKYDISFSDLGVLSRFSDGIDLSGSLDLKGDIRGSIKNPRLFVSAAGSDFVHEKQGIKIKKIQLEGESYFNLNDLGLNAGGELKGVEIQEREIQLIDFKARSLGKEIHGELGIRETPKRNYSMNFKLMEFGQDKTKLEVSKVLINFKDAVLENRRPIYITLLGDKINFNSFNLYHKDNFVIGDVSLGLDQSMEGTIKLERLSLLDLSQLLDVEIPVKGEVSGEISLGTSLKNPDIKANITAKKLEYMNFKSDELQMSLLFSASALQLNLGITDNSEEILSAVVEARFNLNMEDMERSLRQASYRAVIKSNGVDVSPITALNEEIQELDGKLLVDVVAEGSGGNPNVSGSLELKDISLKILAMRNKITIDSAVMDMRGKSGYLRPVTIRTGEGEGVFEGTLDFRDLSYTGKGKMSGMLMKTSLADVTANLDGNLEVEGKFLNAFIKGDIDVKNLKAVVPQKPLKEIENIKFVDENDDEREEFIFRGEKKDDYVEEFIALDLNVDIPKNSWVKGSGANIEVEGKLGIDKRYGDPYLVSGNIDVIRGDYQFMGRIFNIESGTVSFRGKKIINPFLDLRALYEVSSVQVYINITGTAEKPRIHLLSDPPLDENEIVSYLVFGTSSDKLGTDERIEFQEKAGEVLGAMAVGELRQMFGDDFAIDVMTIKGGQTGFRDTHLEIGKYLTEDLYVGYERMSYERFFYERYFFSPGLPSSTVTANRAVIEYRVTDFMTVESEIGEESGADLFFNFDY